Proteins encoded by one window of Tubulanus polymorphus chromosome 7, tnTubPoly1.2, whole genome shotgun sequence:
- the LOC141908387 gene encoding uncharacterized protein LOC141908387, protein MRAFRRFASRRSLPSQLISDNGSTFLSAENDIKEIFKSTKVRNFLSNKLVTWTFIPKRAPWFGGFYERLVGITKNTLKKVVGRACITLDELSTLITEIEATINDRPLTYMTNDDNEIIPLTPSHLICGRMITLLPQPVVEENELIDPNFNLPPIGFSDAKKRMKYLDSLFQDYWIRWRNEYLPTLRENHCQTLKRGGITENHVKIGDIVIVHDDSKKRIFWQLAIIEGLNKGNDGLVRSAVIRTKNGITNRPLKKLYPLEINSDSGEKMNDESSPLISNIQPPMKIKRNAALNARNKIKNWCDKLVD, encoded by the coding sequence ATGAGAGCATTTCGCAGATTTGCCAGCAGGAGGTCGTTGCCAAGTCAATTGATCTCTGATAATGGTTCAACATTTTTGTCTGCAGAAAACGAtatcaaagaaatattcaaatcaacaaAAGTCAGAAACTTTCTGTCTAACAAACTTGTCACTTGGACATTTATACCGAAACGCGCGCCATGGTTTGGCGGATTTTATGAAAGATTAGTCGGTATAACGAAAAACACTTTGAAAAAAGTAGTTGGTCGAGCGTGTATTACCTTGGACGAATTGTCGACTCtaattactgaaatagagGCTACAATAAACGATCGTCCCTTAACGTACATGACAAATGATGACAATGAGATCATTCCCTTAACTCCATCACATTTAATTTGTGGGAGAATGATTACTCTGTTACCTCAACCGGTAGTTGAAGAAAACGAACTAATTGATCCGAATTTTAACTTACCGCCCATCGGTTTCTCCGACGCGAAGAAACGCATGAAATACTTAGACAGTCTTTTCCAAGATTACTGGATACGGTGgcgaaatgaatatttgccaACCTTAAGGGAAAACCACTGTCAGACGCTAAAGCGGGGTGGCATTACGGAAAATCATGTCAAAATAGGCGATATAGTGATCGTTCATGATGACTCAAAAAAGAGAATCTTTTGGCAACTCGCTATCATTGAAGGTCTGAACAAGGGCAACGACGGTCTTGTGAGATCCGCGGTAATTCGTACTAAAAACGGAATTACGAATAGACCTCTTAAGAAATTATACCCCTTAGAAATCAATTCTGATAGTGGTgagaaaatgaatgatgaatcaTCGCCTCTAATTAGTAATATTCAACCcccaatgaaaataaaacgaaatgCAGCATTGAACgctagaaataaaataaaaaactggTGTGACAAACTGGTCGACTAA